In one window of Gemmatimonadota bacterium DNA:
- a CDS encoding DUF779 domain-containing protein, which translates to MDVTRVDLTPAARAVLRQLVAEHGPLLFHQSGGCCDGSAPMCYPAREFRVGSRDVHLGDVDGVPVYIGGLQFEAWRHTQLLIDVVPGRGGGFSLEAPLGVRFLTRSRVFDATEQAWLDACPPRLGPPE; encoded by the coding sequence ATGGACGTGACGCGGGTGGACCTCACCCCCGCGGCCCGGGCCGTGCTCCGCCAGCTGGTGGCGGAGCACGGCCCGCTGCTGTTCCACCAGTCGGGCGGCTGCTGCGACGGCAGCGCCCCGATGTGCTACCCCGCCCGGGAATTCCGGGTAGGTTCCCGGGATGTGCACCTTGGCGACGTCGATGGCGTCCCGGTGTACATCGGGGGGCTGCAGTTCGAGGCGTGGCGCCACACCCAGCTGCTGATCGACGTGGTGCCCGGCCGCGGGGGAGGGTTCTCCCTCGAGGCGCCGCTCGGGGTGCGGTTCCTGACCCGATCGCGGGTGTTCGACGCGACGGAGCAGGCCTGGCTCGACGCCTGCCCCCCGCGCCTCGGCCCCCCGGAGTAG